One genomic region from Prunus persica cultivar Lovell chromosome G3, Prunus_persica_NCBIv2, whole genome shotgun sequence encodes:
- the LOC109947978 gene encoding exopolygalacturonase-like: protein MAMKLSFLAMLLCLLLASTPKAHASVFDVTSATYGAKPGSDVSTALAKAWSDACASPSASKVVVPSGTYKLKEATFRGPCKAPIEMQVQGTLQAPADAGQLTRPDTWVGFQYIDMLTLSGGGTFDGQGALSWNQNDCHKNKNCKPPPVNLRFEFLTNSKVQDITSLNSKFFHIHVFRCNHTTFQQLTITAPDESRNTDGIHIGASTGINITHSKIGTGDDCISIGDDSHEITVTGVTCGPGHGISIGSLGKYKEEKDVTGIIVKNCTLTNTENGVRIKTFPDSPSPSSASGIHYEDIIMVNVSNPILIDQLYCPYTKCEQKPPSKVKINNVSFKNIKGSSFTPLAVKLVCTTGKPCENVELTDIDLTYGGDKGPLTSVCSNVKPAITGVTKALGCATSSLAPLP from the coding sequence ATGGCTATGAAATTAAGTTTCTTGGCAATGCTTTTGTGCTTATTGTTAGCATCTACACCTAAGGCTCATGCTAGTGTGTTTGACGTGACAAGTGCAACATACGGTGCAAAGCCTGGCTCTGATGTCAGTACGGCCTTGGCCAAGGCTTGGAGTGATGCATGTGCATCGCCATCCGCGAGTAAAGTTGTCGTTCCGAGCGGGACATACAAGTTAAAAGAAGCAACTTTCAGAGGCCCCTGTAAGGCTCCTATTGAGATGCAAGTTCAAGGCACATTGCAGGCTCCAGCAGACGCTGGCCAACTCACAAGACCGGATACTTGGGTTGGTTTTCAGTACATTGACATGCTCACCTTATCAGGTGGTGGGACTTTTGATGGCCAAGGAGCACTTTCTTGGAATCAAAATGACtgccacaaaaacaaaaattgcaaacctcCTCCCGTTAATCTGCGGTTTGAATTCCTCacaaattccaaagttcaggaCATAACTTCACTTAACAGCAAATTTTTCCACATCCATGTTTTCCGGTGCAACCATACTACATTTCAACAGCTTACCATCACAGCACCCGACGAGAGCAGAAACACAGATGGAATCCATATCGGGGCTTCGACTGGTATCAACattactcattcaaagattggAACTGGGGATGACTGTATTTCTATTGGTGATGACTCCCACGAAATCACAGTGACTGGTGTTACTTGTGGGCCAGGCCATGGAATAAGCATTGGAAGCCTTGGAAAAtataaggaagaaaaggatgTGACCGGGATCATAGTTAAGAACTGCACCCTGACTAATACGGAGAACGGTGTGAGAATCAAAACATTTCCAGATTCTCCTTCGCCTAGCTCTGCCTCGGGTATACACTATGAGGATATTATCATGGTTAATGTCAGTAACCCTATCCTCATAGACCAATTGTACTGCCCATATACTAAGTGTGAACAAAAGCCTCCGTCAAAAGTTAAGATCAACAATGTCAGCTTCAAGAACATTAAGGGCTCATCTTTCACTCCACTTGCAGTCAAGCTTGTATGTACCACGGGCAAaccgtgtgagaatgtggagtTGACTGACATTGATCTCACCTACGGTGGAGACAAAGGCCCTCTTACCTCTGTGTGTTCTAATGTCAAGCCCGCAATTACTGGCGTGACAAAGGCTCTTGGTTGTGCTACATCGTCCTTGGCACCTCTTCCTTGA